Proteins from a genomic interval of Microtus ochrogaster isolate Prairie Vole_2 chromosome 24, MicOch1.0, whole genome shotgun sequence:
- the LOC113457366 gene encoding uncharacterized protein LOC113457366, with amino-acid sequence MDVYTSNKQAEACKIVLILARVLYSHEIEPSTEPEPQDAQENTALPAEEDKSFTPIISEPPSTPKSPSDSKFSKTYLYKTLFEEYKLIASEILYKLEKTLKKYAQDGTAFPVGLLNLMTYSWPDLIEDSFKDEPPEKTLGRDRDAGGESTSMTSFQFKEGKVNPDAKEHPQEESPLVKARKSSQEVLSKPSEKASLLSNTQASHQTTQVSSIPTVIHFSLTSKICFENGKTPFLVRADAAVGTGGSLLSPKFKSFF; translated from the exons ATGGATGTCTACACTTCAAATAAACAGGCTGAAGCATGTAAGATTGTTCTAATACTTGCACGTGTCCTTTACAGTCACGAAATTGAGCCATCGACAGAACCAGAACCGCAGGATGCCCAAGAGAACACAGCCCTACCTGCGGAAGAAGACAAGTCCTTCACGCCCATCATCTCAGAACCTCCCAGTACTCCCAAGAGTCCTTCAGATTCCAAATTCTCCAAAACGTACTTGTACAAGACCCTCTTTGAAGAGTACAAACTCATTGCTTCTGAAATACTTTACAAACTCGAGAAGACATTGAAGAAGTATGCTCAGGATGGCACGGCTTTCCCTGTGGGACTCCTCAACCTCATGACTTACAGCTGGCCAGATCTGATTGAAGACTCTTTTAAGGACGAGCCCCCAGAGAAAACGCTGGGACGAGACAGGGATGCGGGAGGGGAGTCCACCTCCATGACCAGCTTCCAGTTCAAGGAGGGCAAAGTCAACCCAGATGCAAAGGAACACCCACAAGAGGAAAGCCCACTGGTTAAAGCGAGAAAGTCCTCCCAGGAGGTGCTGAGCAAACCTTCAGAAAAAGCAT CTTTACTCAGTAACACCCAGGCATCCCACCAGACCACCCAGGTGAGCAGCATACCCACTGTCATCCACTTCTCGCTAACATCCAAGATCTGCTTCGAAAATGGTAAGACCCCCTTCCTCGTCAGGGCCGACGCTGCTGTAGGCACAGGGGGGtcacttctgtctcccaagttcaaGAGCTTTTTCTGA
- the LOC101981927 gene encoding uncharacterized protein C3orf20 homolog, protein MEKAKQKRDRFNKPLVLRHYNDPEEEEEMEEPPQEPQAFWMELLVGKAQMPAMGEANPEMKKFHYALADAVCQSYSDLPWGGLYTNIFSDWPNPVILGTFTPFGCGSISFPLRKTIAMMFNQDGGILISKKGSIIREWVWPSKGKIDDPIEIGVNKYITVTISGRFAITLIYKRHPQSLKLSLAPVKHRPPPLPDKLFPDINPSSRDAKETLAAYKKQCRMQELMAQNRDALKLADPVDTDPDDPGEDISLMHDLATSIELSRIQKKVKHILLHWLNYYRSTLGLESLHVCRLPTFAKKAIRKPKVSFTIPALTQSAKEADWYKECLRYRNNFLTLKEFFKPSPYHYIHRTSTVSPCPRFPLLTKRKDLWFSSQLACPVVLRKTMCGEDGDICRCSCHIIPKVTDLEYDHLIGKQLSRMDQIIVVCVFSAKREDRTIEEVTDLYKEMNKCRNMPCIQSHLDPFRLLKYDVTSVSKFMKPGCPLLVRRHNLTPGIFLMYIRGKLLFANFIFNGYSTSATDLQKQIVKTREDYHMGYFLPSDFRIR, encoded by the exons atggaaaaagctaaacaaaaaagagacagattCAACAAACCGCTGGTCCTGCGCCATTACAATGACccggaagaagaggaggagatggaagagcCCCCCCAGGAGCCCCAGGCTTTCTGGATGGAACTGTTGGTGGGGAAGGCTCAGATGCCAGCTATGGGAGAGGCCAACCCAGAGATGAAGAAGTTCCATTATGCCCTGGCAGATG CTGTCTGCCAAAGTTACTCTGATCTTCCTTGGGGTGGCCTGTACACCAACATATTCAGTGACTGGCCGAATCCTGTTATCCTGGGGACATTTACACCCTTTGGATGCGGTAGCATTTCCTTTCCTCTTAG GAAGACCATAGCAATGATGTTTAATCAGGACGGAGGCATATTGATCAGCAAAAAAGGAAGCATCATAAGGGAATGGGTGTGGCCTTCGAAGGGAAAAATTGACGATCCGATTGAAATTGGG GTAAATAAATACATCACTGTGACTATTTCGGGGCGCTTCGCCATCACCCTCATCTACAAAAGGCATCCCCAAAGCCTGAAGCTGTCACTGGCACCTGTCAAACACAGGCCTCCACCGTTACCTGATAAG TTGTTCCCCGATATCAACCCCTCTTCCCGGGACGCTAAGGAAACGTTGGCGGCCTACAAAAAGCAATGCAGAATGCAGGAGTTGATGGCCCAGAACAGAGAT GCTTTAAAGTTAGCAGACCCAGTGGACACAGACCCTGATGATCCAGGAGAGGACATAAGCCTTATGCATGACCTTGCGACATCCATCGAACTGAGCAGAATACAGAAGAAGGTTAAGCACATCCTCCTTCACTGGCTGAACTACTACAGATCCACACTGG GCCTGGAGTCCCTGCATGTCTGCCGACTGCCCACGTTTGCAAAGAAAGCGATCAGGAAGCCCAAGGTGTCCTTTACAATACCTGCTCTGACTCAAAGTGCAAAGGAAGCGGATTGGTACAAGGAGTGTCTCCGGTACAGAAACAACTTCCTGACCCTGAAGGAGTTCTTCAAGCCTTCCCCTTACCACTACATCCACAGGACCTCAACCGTCAGCCCGTGTCCCCG GTTTCCTCTTCTCACTAAAAGGAAGGATTTGTGGTTTTCTTCCCAGCTGGCTTGTCCCGTGGTCCTGAGGAAGACAATGTGTGGGGAGGATGGGGACATATGCAGATGTAGCTGTCACATCATCCCCAAAGTGACAGACCTAGAGTACGACCACCTCATCGGCAAACAGCTGTCCCGCATGGATCAGATCATTGTTGTCTGCGTCTTCTCAGCTAAGAGAGAGGACAGGACGATAGAAGAAGTGACCGACCTGTACAAGGAGATGAACAAATGCAGAAACATGCCCTGCATTCAG agTCATTTGGATCCCTTTCGGCTGCTCAAATACGATGTCACATCAGTGTCTAAGTTTATGAAACCTGGTTGCCCACTCCTAGTTCGAAGACACAATCTCACCCCGGGAATTTTTTTG